CCCGCGGTCACCGCGGCTCCTCCCCCCTGCGCTTCCTCCTCCTGGGGGTGCCCCCGCTgccggggggggtcccgggggcgcCGCGGTGCCGCGGGGGGGGTCCCCGAGGCGGGGGGGGTCCCCGAAGCGCCGGGCGATGCTGATGCAGCCGCGCAGGGGGGCGCAGCGCAGGGGggggggcaggagcagcaggggggcgcccgccccccccgggcccccccgcaCCCCGTACAGCTGGGGGGGTCCCTCGGGGGCTCCGTC
The Patagioenas fasciata isolate bPatFas1 chromosome 33, bPatFas1.hap1, whole genome shotgun sequence DNA segment above includes these coding regions:
- the POLR1G gene encoding DNA-directed RNA polymerase I subunit RPA34, which gives rise to MEGPVRFRCPPEFEAAPPGGTLGGPNSEIWLIRAPADLCPHSLDGCAVPLAGGGQLRPPQDGAPEGPPQLYGVRGGPGGAGAPLLLLPPPLRCAPLRGCISIARRFGDPPRLGDPPRGTAAPPGPPPAAGAPPGGGSAGGRSRGDRGGAPCVPPPPRALGTNKGRLL